The genomic interval CTGGTTACCGCATCTGTCAGCAGGTGTTTACCATCCGCTTCCAAAGTCAGTGAACGATGTTTTTTACCTGTATTGATCAAATAATAACCTACCAGCAGATTAATTACTCCGGTAATCCCGATAATAATTGCTCCATCCAGCAGCTGATGAATTTCTCTGGGAACTATCAGATCATAACTGGATTTAAAAATGATAATCAGCCCTGCGATAGCGATCAGTACCCCCTCTACAAAAGCAGAAAAGAACTCCACTTTGCCATGACCGTAAGGATGATTTTCATCTTTTGGCAAAGTGGCAAGGTAGATACTGTAAAAAGCGAAACTACTGGCTAATACATTGACAATACTTTCGGCGGCATCTGTTAAAATTGCATTGGAGTGTGTAATGAAATAGGCACCGAATTTGGCCAGCATCAGGACAACGCTAATGCAGAGTGAAACGAGTATTGCTTTCTTTTTAGGCTGCAAAGGATTGATTTTAGCCCCAAAAGTACAATTCTCTAAGCACATAAGGACATGTTCATTATTAAATTGATAATAAGACCACCCTTTAAATAAAAAATCAATAATTTATATATTATAAGTTGCTTTTTTTAGTGCCAAATTGCTCCAGGTTTTTATATTTGCTTTCTTATAAGCGAATCATGACATTTTTATCGAAAAGAATCAATAACCTATCAGAATCACAGACCATTAAAATGGCAAAGCTGGGGAGAGAACTCACCGCTAAAGGAATTGATGTAATTAATTTAAGCTTCGGAGAGCCTGACTTTTTTACACCAGCACATGTTAAGGAGGCCGCTAAAAAGGCAATCGATGAGAACTATTCTTATTATACTCCTGTATCGGGTTACCCTGAACTGCGGAAGGCAATTGTTGAAAAGCTGAAGAATGAAAATGGATTAACTTATACTTTTGACCAGATTGTAGTATCTACTGGTGCAAAACAATCATTAGCTAATGCAGTAATGTGTCTGGTTAACCCTGGAGAGGAAGTAATCGTACCTACGCCTTACTGGGTTTCTTACTCTGAAATGATCAAATTAGCAGAAGGTGAAACTGTTTTCATCAACGCTACTGTTGAGAATGATTTCAAAATCACTGCAGATCAGCTTGAAGCTGCTATTACGCCAAACACAAAGCTTTTCATGTTTTCTTCTCCATGTAATCCAACAGGATCGGTTTACAGCCATGAAGAATTAGCCAGTCTTGCAGCTGTATTTGAAAAACACCCGAATATCTATATCATCTCTGATGAGATTTACGAACATATCAACTTTGTAGATAAACATGCTTCTATTGCTTCTTTTGATGCAATCAAAGACCGTGTGATTATTATCAATGGTTTCTCCAAAGCTTATGCAATGACAGGCTGGAGAGTTGGTTATATGGCTTCTAACACTGAAATAGCTAATGCTTGTGATAAATTACAAGGTCAGATTACTTCAGGAACTTCATCGATTTCACAACGTGCAGCCCTTGCAGCTTACCAAAGCAGCCTGGATAGTGTAGTTGAGATGAAAAATGAA from Pedobacter sp. WC2423 carries:
- a CDS encoding pyridoxal phosphate-dependent aminotransferase, with the protein product MTFLSKRINNLSESQTIKMAKLGRELTAKGIDVINLSFGEPDFFTPAHVKEAAKKAIDENYSYYTPVSGYPELRKAIVEKLKNENGLTYTFDQIVVSTGAKQSLANAVMCLVNPGEEVIVPTPYWVSYSEMIKLAEGETVFINATVENDFKITADQLEAAITPNTKLFMFSSPCNPTGSVYSHEELASLAAVFEKHPNIYIISDEIYEHINFVDKHASIASFDAIKDRVIIINGFSKAYAMTGWRVGYMASNTEIANACDKLQGQITSGTSSISQRAALAAYQSSLDSVVEMKNEFRKRRDLVYGLLKEVPGIKVNLPDGAFYFFPEVKEYFGKSFEGKVITNAEDLCLYLLNEAHVSTVTGEAFGNEDCIRISYAAAEEQLVKAVSRIKEALAKLS
- a CDS encoding cation diffusion facilitator family transporter, encoding MCLENCTFGAKINPLQPKKKAILVSLCISVVLMLAKFGAYFITHSNAILTDAAESIVNVLASSFAFYSIYLATLPKDENHPYGHGKVEFFSAFVEGVLIAIAGLIIIFKSSYDLIVPREIHQLLDGAIIIGITGVINLLVGYYLINTGKKHRSLTLEADGKHLLTDAVTSGGLVIGILLIKVTEIYWLDSVISILLGFYIVYSGYKLTRKSVGGLMDESNVELVETIVEILQNNRHNSWIDVHNLRAQQYGADLHIDCHLTLPYYYDLNQVHAEISSIDHLINGNADRNTELFIHADPCLPECCNYCKLKDCPVRQEAFSGEIGWNLENTTKNKKHFSQ